One genomic window of Oncorhynchus kisutch isolate 150728-3 linkage group LG26, Okis_V2, whole genome shotgun sequence includes the following:
- the LOC109871442 gene encoding mediator of RNA polymerase II transcription subunit 4-like: MAVTDKSTKERLLSVLDDLEVLSRELIEMLALSRSQKLPQGGEDTQILELLVQRDREFQELMRVAQEQGKVHQEMQVLEKEVEKRDCDIQQLQKQLKEAEHILATAVYQAKEKLKSIDKARKGSISSEEIIKYAHRISASNAVCAPLNWVPGDPRRPYPTDLEMRSGMLGHMSNLPTNGVNGHLPGDALAAGRLPDVLTPQYPWQSSDVSVGMLPPHHGNDFGLEPPGHNKENEDDVEAMSTDSSSSSSDSD; encoded by the exons ATGGCGGTGACTGATAAATCTACGAAAGAGCGGTTATTATCGGTACTGGACGATTTAGAAGTGTTATCCAG GGAATTGATAGAGATGCTTGCACTGTCAAGGAGCCAAAAACTCCCCCAAGGAGGCGAGGACACCCAG ATCCTGGAGCTGCTGGTGCAGCGAGACAGAGAGTTCCAGGAGCTGATGAGGGTGGCACAGGAGCAGGGCAAGGTGCACCAAGAGATGCAGGTcctggagaaggaggtggagaagagagactgCGACATCCAGCAGCTCCAGAAACAGCTGAAGGAGGCTGAACATATACTG GCGACTGCTGTATACCAAGCAAAGGAGAAGCTAAAATCTATTGATAAGGCCAGAAAAG GGAGCATCTCCTCAGAAGAGATCATCAAATATGCCCACAGGATTAGTGCCAGTAATGCAGTGTGTGCCCCTCTCAACTGGGTACCAG GTGATCCACGTAGACCTTACCCGACTGACCTAGAGATGCGCAGTGGAATGTTGGGTCACATGAGCAATCTGCCAACTAATGGTGTGAACGGACACCTCCCTGGAGATGCACTGGCTGCTGGGAGATTGCCGG aTGTGCTTACACCCCAGTACCCCTGGCAATCGTCCGACGTCTCAGTGGGTATGCTCCCCCCGCACCATGGCAACGACTTTGGGCTGGAGCCCCCCGGCCACAACAAAGAGAACGAGGATGACGTGGAAGCTATGTCTACAGACTCATCCAGCAGCAGCAGCGACTcggactga